In Strix uralensis isolate ZFMK-TIS-50842 chromosome 10, bStrUra1, whole genome shotgun sequence, a single window of DNA contains:
- the LOC141947930 gene encoding protein BTG1-like — MRTEISTAAAFVTRLLRAAGGIGEEQLRCFRECLQEALREHYKHHWFPLVPSKGSGYRCIRINHKMDPLIGKAAGMIGLSHERLFQLLPSELTLWVDPFEVSYRIGEDGSICVLYESPQPGGKAAKPLESRTSCKEEWRTGRSSPSKNYNMMTVSS, encoded by the exons ATGAGGACCGAGATCTCCACGGCGGCAGCGTTCGTCACCCGCCTCCTACGGGCCGCCGGCGGTATCGGCGAGGAGCAGCTGCGGTGCTTCCGGGAGTGCCTGCAGGAGGCGCTGCGCG AGCACTACAAGCACCACTGGTTCCCCCTGGTGCCCTCCAAGGGCTCCGGGTACCGGTGCATTAGGATCAACCATAAGATGGACCCCTTGATAGGAAAGGCAGCGGGGATGATTGGACTGAGCCACGAGAGACTCTTCCAGCTCTTACCCAGCGAATTAACTCTTTGGGTCGACCCTTTCGAAGTGTCCTATCGCATAGGTGAAGATGGGTCTATCTGTGTCCTTTACGAAAGTCCCCAGCCTGGTGGGAAGGCGGCCAAACCGCTGGAGAGCAGGACCAGCTGTAAGGAGGAGTGGAGAACTGGCAGATCCAGCCCTTCCAAGAATTACAACATGATGACAGTTTCTAGTTAA